Proteins encoded within one genomic window of Gammaproteobacteria bacterium:
- a CDS encoding HU family DNA-binding protein, with product MNKGDLIDAVSGEAGLSKADASRAVESVISAITRALKDGNQVSLVGFGTFTVKTRAARTGRNPRTGDAIEIRASRIPGFRAGKALKDAVN from the coding sequence ATGAACAAGGGTGATCTGATCGATGCCGTTTCCGGCGAAGCCGGCCTGTCCAAGGCCGATGCATCGAGGGCGGTCGAGTCCGTGATTTCGGCCATTACCAGGGCGTTGAAGGACGGCAATCAGGTCTCCCTGGTCGGGTTCGGTACCTTCACCGTGAAGACGCGTGCTGCCCGTACCGGCCGCAATCCCCGCACCGGGGACGCCATCGAGATCCGGGCCAGCAGGATTCCCGGGTTTCGCGCTGGCAAGGCCCTGAAGGATGCCGTAAACTAG
- a CDS encoding peptidyl-prolyl cis-trans isomerase gives MLQNIRDRFTGVMALIIIGGIGVAMVIGLVNTETGMQGRESAASVNGEEIALTDYREVVQQQVLQQEQQTRSDIPPAERAQIDRNVLEGMVRNRVVAQYVKAQGFRVGDARVAEQIRTLPVFQVGGKFSPDGYQAALASQGVSPAVFEEERRVAMEIEQLQDGLLDSAFYTPAEFRRFVVLEGERRQAAYAIIDAKALAAGVTVTDADIKAYYDAHPDRFESRESVSLDYVEAKPAEIPPAAEPTEAELHASYDANPDRFQTAEQRRARHILIAVAKGVDDAAAASKAADIRARLEKGEDFAALARQYSDDSGSAANGGELGWAGKGTYVGPFEEALFAARPGEITQPVKTEFGYHIIQLEEVRPGVRRSFDEVRSELAEEARHKGSQDRFFELTEKMDDAALQNPGSLEAVAKASGLPIRHVAEFTRSAGGEPFGANRAVIDAAFSGRVLEAGENSALVEVGDGSAVILRVTEHRPAKLRPLEEVRAQAEAGARAEQAASLAAERGRKLVQEARAGGDFRTLVAAAGTTLVAPSEPMQRNSPAVPAEVLAAIFRVPQPAMEPAAAGKTSAAASGSYDGLELQDGSYAVLRVDAVMPGRPDEIPREQRDARKAALARQTGIGEVTGVAVDLRKAAKVVVAPGLFDQQDNP, from the coding sequence ATGCTGCAGAACATTCGTGACCGCTTCACTGGTGTCATGGCGCTGATCATCATCGGCGGCATCGGCGTGGCGATGGTCATCGGCCTCGTCAATACCGAGACCGGCATGCAGGGGCGCGAATCCGCGGCCTCGGTGAACGGCGAGGAGATCGCCCTCACCGACTACCGCGAGGTGGTGCAGCAGCAGGTTTTGCAGCAGGAGCAGCAGACGAGGTCGGACATCCCGCCGGCCGAGCGGGCGCAGATCGACCGCAACGTGCTGGAGGGCATGGTCCGCAACCGCGTCGTTGCCCAGTACGTGAAGGCCCAGGGATTCCGGGTCGGCGATGCGCGGGTCGCCGAGCAGATCCGCACGCTGCCGGTATTCCAGGTGGGTGGCAAGTTCTCGCCGGATGGCTACCAGGCTGCACTGGCCAGCCAGGGCGTTTCGCCGGCGGTTTTCGAGGAAGAGCGGCGCGTTGCCATGGAGATCGAGCAACTGCAGGACGGTTTGCTGGACAGCGCGTTTTATACGCCGGCGGAGTTTCGCCGTTTCGTCGTCCTCGAGGGAGAACGTCGCCAGGCCGCTTACGCGATCATCGATGCCAAGGCCCTCGCCGCTGGGGTAACCGTCACCGACGCCGACATCAAGGCTTACTACGACGCGCATCCCGACCGCTTCGAGTCCCGGGAGAGCGTGTCCCTCGACTATGTCGAGGCCAAGCCGGCGGAGATCCCGCCGGCGGCCGAGCCCACCGAGGCAGAGCTGCACGCCAGCTACGATGCCAACCCGGACCGCTTCCAGACCGCCGAGCAACGGCGCGCACGCCACATCCTGATCGCCGTGGCCAAGGGCGTCGACGATGCGGCTGCTGCCAGCAAGGCGGCCGATATTCGCGCACGCCTGGAAAAAGGCGAGGACTTCGCTGCGCTCGCCCGCCAGTATTCGGATGACTCCGGATCGGCTGCCAACGGTGGTGAACTTGGCTGGGCAGGCAAGGGAACCTATGTCGGGCCATTCGAGGAGGCGCTGTTTGCGGCCCGGCCTGGCGAGATCACGCAGCCCGTCAAGACCGAGTTCGGTTACCACATCATCCAGCTCGAGGAAGTGCGCCCGGGGGTCCGCCGGTCCTTCGATGAGGTCCGCTCCGAGCTGGCCGAGGAGGCTCGACACAAGGGCTCCCAGGACCGGTTCTTCGAGTTGACCGAGAAGATGGATGACGCGGCCCTGCAGAATCCGGGCAGCCTGGAAGCAGTGGCGAAGGCCAGTGGCCTGCCGATCAGGCATGTGGCCGAATTTACCCGCAGCGCCGGCGGCGAGCCGTTTGGCGCGAACCGGGCGGTCATCGATGCTGCATTCAGCGGGCGGGTGCTGGAGGCTGGCGAGAACAGCGCGCTGGTGGAGGTCGGCGACGGCAGTGCGGTGATCCTGCGGGTCACCGAACATCGACCGGCGAAGCTGCGGCCGCTCGAGGAAGTGCGTGCGCAGGCAGAGGCCGGGGCACGTGCCGAGCAGGCGGCTTCGCTCGCCGCCGAACGTGGACGGAAGCTCGTACAGGAGGCTCGGGCAGGCGGCGACTTCCGCACGCTGGTAGCAGCGGCAGGTACCACGCTGGTGGCGCCGTCAGAGCCCATGCAGCGCAACAGCCCGGCCGTGCCGGCGGAAGTTCTAGCGGCTATTTTCCGCGTGCCGCAGCCTGCGATGGAGCCGGCCGCAGCAGGCAAGACCAGCGCTGCCGCAAGCGGCAGCTACGACGGCCTGGAACTGCAGGATGGCAGCTATGCCGTGCTGCGCGTCGACGCCGTCATGCCCGGTCGGCCCGACGAAATCCCCCGTGAGCAGCGTGATGCCCGCAAGGCGGCCCTCGCACGGCAGACCGGGATAGGCGAGGTGACCGGCGTGGCAGTGGACCTGCGCAAGGCCGCCAAGGTGGTGGTGGCACCGGGCCTGTTCGACCAGCAGGACAATCCCTGA
- a CDS encoding dicarboxylate/amino acid:cation symporter, which produces MARPGLHWRIALAVGLGVLLGAWLKQGGGPAALPLAGLVAFVAALFVSALKMVMLPLVISALIVGVASTGSGHRLGRLGLRTITFFLLTTIAAIVMGLALVKLLRPGIVDGRPASGVLALEESSADMPEELTDKGFGDVFNVFLGIVPANVFSAAATDDMIGVIVFSMLFGVFMTRVERDLAETLFRFWSGVHQVMLGITGWLTQFAPLGVLCLVAQASAKLGLAAATPLLAFSAVVLIALAGHVLLTLPLLLRLFTGVRPLAFYRAMMPALLTGLASASAPVTLPVTMQCAVERAAIPNRVASLVLPLGAAVNLNGTALYQAVAAMFLAQAYGLDPGFPVQFVILAIAAAASVAAPGIPYGSLVAISVILSTIGLPAEAIGVLLVVDRFLEMARTGVDVLGGAVCAAIIARLDGGLAAESSPAEALPG; this is translated from the coding sequence ATGGCGCGTCCGGGACTGCACTGGCGCATCGCCCTGGCCGTGGGCCTCGGCGTGCTGCTCGGCGCCTGGCTGAAGCAGGGCGGTGGACCGGCTGCCCTGCCTCTCGCCGGTCTGGTGGCATTCGTCGCTGCCCTGTTCGTCAGTGCGCTGAAGATGGTCATGCTGCCGCTGGTGATCTCGGCCCTGATCGTCGGCGTCGCCAGCACCGGCTCGGGTCACCGGCTCGGCCGCCTCGGCCTGCGTACCATCACCTTCTTCCTGTTGACTACCATTGCCGCGATCGTCATGGGCCTGGCGCTGGTAAAGCTGCTCAGGCCGGGAATCGTCGATGGTCGCCCGGCCAGCGGCGTGCTCGCCCTGGAGGAATCCAGCGCCGACATGCCGGAAGAGCTCACCGACAAGGGTTTCGGCGATGTCTTCAATGTGTTCCTGGGAATCGTGCCTGCCAACGTGTTCAGCGCTGCAGCCACCGACGACATGATTGGCGTGATCGTCTTCTCGATGCTGTTCGGTGTATTCATGACGCGGGTCGAGCGCGACCTGGCAGAAACGCTGTTCCGCTTCTGGAGCGGCGTCCACCAGGTGATGCTGGGCATTACCGGCTGGCTCACGCAGTTCGCGCCCCTGGGCGTCCTGTGCCTCGTGGCACAGGCCAGCGCCAAGCTCGGGTTGGCCGCCGCCACACCGCTGCTGGCGTTTTCCGCTGTGGTGCTGATTGCCTTGGCTGGCCACGTGCTGCTGACCCTGCCGTTGCTGTTGCGGCTGTTCACGGGAGTCCGGCCGCTGGCGTTCTATCGCGCCATGATGCCGGCGCTGCTGACCGGATTGGCCAGCGCCTCGGCGCCGGTGACATTGCCCGTGACCATGCAATGCGCGGTGGAGCGTGCCGCCATACCCAACCGGGTCGCCAGCCTGGTCCTGCCGCTGGGTGCGGCCGTCAACCTCAATGGTACCGCCCTGTACCAGGCTGTGGCCGCGATGTTCCTGGCGCAGGCCTACGGCCTCGACCCCGGCTTTCCGGTGCAGTTTGTCATTCTGGCGATCGCGGCAGCGGCGTCGGTCGCTGCCCCCGGCATCCCCTACGGATCACTGGTGGCGATCTCGGTGATCCTGTCGACGATCGGTCTGCCAGCGGAGGCCATCGGCGTGCTGCTGGTGGTGGACCGGTTCCTCGAGATGGCGCGCACCGGCGTCGATGTGCTCGGTGGCGCAGTCTGTGCCGCCATCATCGCCCGGCTCGATGGCGGTCTCGCCGCCGAATCCTCGCCCGCGGAGGCGCTGCCCGGCTGA
- a CDS encoding enoyl-ACP reductase gives MGFLTGKRALIVGVASDRSIAWGIAEAMAREGAELAYTYQNDKLRERVEELANATGSRLVLPLDVSEDAQIDAAFSTLRREWQQFDIIVHSVAFAPREQLSGSYVDTVTRDGFRLAQDISSYSFVALAKAGRPMLRTGGALLTMSYLAAVRTIPNYNVMGPAKASLEANVRFMASDLGPSGIRVNCISAGPIKTLAAAGIGGMRIMLNYMGKTAPLRRCVTIEEVGNAGAFLCSDLAAGITGQTLYVDGGYHVIGMSPE, from the coding sequence ATGGGTTTCTTGACGGGAAAACGCGCGCTCATCGTCGGCGTCGCCAGCGACCGTTCCATCGCCTGGGGTATCGCCGAGGCCATGGCAAGGGAAGGGGCGGAGCTGGCCTATACCTACCAGAATGACAAGCTCCGGGAGCGGGTCGAGGAGCTGGCCAACGCGACCGGCTCGCGCCTGGTGCTGCCACTGGACGTGTCCGAGGATGCGCAGATCGATGCCGCCTTCAGTACCCTGCGGCGCGAGTGGCAGCAGTTCGACATCATCGTGCACTCGGTGGCGTTTGCTCCGCGCGAGCAGCTTTCCGGCAGCTACGTGGACACGGTGACCCGCGACGGATTCCGCCTTGCCCAGGACATCAGCAGCTACAGCTTCGTCGCGCTGGCCAAGGCCGGCCGGCCGATGCTGAGGACGGGCGGCGCATTGCTGACCATGAGCTACCTGGCGGCCGTGCGCACCATTCCCAACTACAACGTCATGGGCCCCGCGAAGGCGAGCCTTGAAGCGAATGTGCGCTTCATGGCCTCGGACCTCGGCCCTTCGGGCATCCGCGTCAACTGCATCTCGGCCGGGCCGATCAAGACCCTGGCCGCCGCCGGCATCGGCGGCATGCGCATCATGCTCAATTACATGGGCAAGACCGCGCCCCTGCGACGCTGCGTCACCATCGAGGAAGTGGGCAATGCCGGCGCCTTCCTTTGCTCCGACCTGGCAGCCGGCATCACCGGCCAGACGCTGTACGTCGATGGCGGCTACCACGTCATCGGCATGAGCCCCGAGTAG
- a CDS encoding methyltransferase domain-containing protein: MTQIPAWLNTLTGRNLLREEVRQVRRALENVFGDQLVQLGTWGEPGMFRRLARTRRAAVFSAQPSPGVDAVCAAHALAITSASVDAVFLPHTLELEDDPHAVLREVDRILRPDGQLVVLGFNPWGWWGLRHALSRQGFPPGSQRMISDGRLCDWLHLLDFRVQHSAFYYFVPPVLRGVVPRQGRQLRMEEGGVQPDSPVRPAGRRQRQQSLLRRIPALAGCYVLVARKQTFMVTPIRLAWRRRPALVGGLVNPTTRNVA, from the coding sequence ATGACACAGATTCCCGCGTGGTTGAACACGCTCACCGGCCGCAATCTCCTGCGTGAGGAGGTGCGGCAGGTCCGGCGTGCACTGGAGAACGTTTTCGGCGACCAGCTGGTGCAGCTGGGCACCTGGGGCGAGCCCGGGATGTTCCGCCGCCTGGCGCGCACGCGCCGGGCCGCGGTGTTCAGTGCGCAGCCTTCCCCGGGCGTGGATGCCGTCTGCGCGGCGCACGCCCTGGCCATCACCAGCGCCTCGGTGGATGCCGTGTTCCTGCCGCATACCCTGGAACTGGAGGACGATCCGCATGCGGTACTGCGCGAGGTCGATCGCATCCTGCGTCCAGACGGGCAGCTGGTGGTACTCGGGTTCAATCCCTGGGGCTGGTGGGGGCTGCGCCATGCGCTCTCCCGCCAGGGGTTCCCACCCGGTTCCCAACGCATGATCTCCGACGGCCGCCTGTGCGACTGGTTGCACCTGCTCGATTTCAGGGTGCAGCACTCCGCCTTCTATTACTTCGTGCCGCCGGTGCTGCGCGGTGTGGTCCCCCGCCAGGGGCGACAGCTGCGCATGGAGGAGGGCGGCGTGCAGCCCGACTCCCCGGTGCGTCCGGCAGGACGCCGGCAGCGGCAGCAGTCGCTGCTCCGGCGCATCCCGGCATTGGCGGGTTGCTATGTTCTGGTGGCGCGCAAGCAGACGTTCATGGTCACGCCGATCCGCCTGGCCTGGCGGCGCCGGCCGGCACTGGTCGGCGGGCTGGTCAATCCGACCACGAGAAACGTCGCATGA
- the rnhA gene encoding ribonuclease HI → MTEVEIHTDGACRGNPGPGGWGAVLRWGGHEKELWGGEPATTNNRMELTAAIRALEALRMPCRVQAYTDSEYLRRGITEWLEQWKRRGWKTADRKPVKNEDLWQRLDELATRHAVSWHWVRGHAGHPDNERADALANRGVDELLGLAAAGAAGDTRGDAAGLRGRSS, encoded by the coding sequence ATGACCGAGGTGGAGATCCACACCGATGGCGCCTGCCGTGGCAATCCCGGCCCGGGCGGCTGGGGAGCTGTCCTGCGCTGGGGGGGGCATGAGAAGGAACTCTGGGGCGGCGAGCCCGCCACGACCAACAACCGCATGGAACTCACCGCCGCGATCCGTGCGCTCGAGGCGCTGCGCATGCCCTGCAGGGTGCAGGCCTACACCGACTCGGAATACCTGCGCCGGGGCATCACCGAGTGGCTGGAGCAGTGGAAGCGTCGCGGCTGGAAGACGGCGGACCGCAAGCCGGTGAAGAACGAGGACCTGTGGCAGCGCCTGGATGAGCTGGCCACCCGGCATGCCGTGAGCTGGCACTGGGTGCGGGGCCATGCGGGGCATCCCGACAACGAGCGTGCAGATGCGCTGGCAAATCGCGGCGTCGACGAGCTGCTCGGACTGGCAGCGGCGGGTGCCGCCGGCGATACCCGTGGTGATGCGGCTGGCCTGCGGGGGCGGTCGTCGTGA
- the dnaQ gene encoding DNA polymerase III subunit epsilon, which produces MRQVVLDTETTGLEVEQGHRVIEIGCVEMINRRRTGNTFHRYLRPDRDIDSGAEQVHGISSEELRGKPRFAEVAGELLEFIEGAELIIHNAEFDIGFLDNELRLAGRTGDSMRAHCQVLDTLLLARRLHPGQRNGLDALCRRYAIDNSAREYHGALLDAQLLADVYLAMTGGQAALSLDAVPAAASAGAAPLRFDRSGLSLVVRRAGAAELDAHERLLDLLQKSCPQGAAWRERGG; this is translated from the coding sequence GTGAGGCAGGTTGTCCTCGATACCGAGACCACGGGGCTCGAGGTGGAGCAGGGTCATCGCGTCATCGAAATCGGCTGCGTCGAGATGATCAACCGGCGACGGACCGGCAACACGTTCCACCGGTACCTGCGGCCGGATCGCGACATCGACAGCGGTGCCGAGCAGGTCCACGGTATCAGCAGCGAGGAGCTGAGAGGCAAGCCGCGCTTCGCCGAGGTCGCCGGGGAGCTTCTCGAGTTCATCGAGGGTGCCGAGTTGATCATCCACAACGCCGAATTCGACATCGGCTTCCTCGACAACGAGTTGCGTCTGGCCGGCCGTACCGGCGACAGCATGCGCGCACATTGCCAGGTCCTCGATACGCTGCTGCTGGCGCGACGCCTGCACCCTGGCCAGCGAAATGGCCTGGATGCCCTGTGCAGGCGCTACGCCATCGACAATTCCGCCCGTGAGTACCACGGCGCATTGCTCGATGCGCAGCTGCTGGCCGATGTCTACCTCGCCATGACCGGGGGACAGGCAGCGCTGTCGCTGGATGCCGTACCGGCTGCCGCCAGCGCCGGGGCAGCGCCCTTGCGCTTCGACCGCAGCGGGCTGTCGCTGGTGGTGCGGCGGGCCGGCGCCGCGGAGCTCGATGCCCATGAACGCCTGCTCGACCTCCTGCAGAAGAGCTGCCCGCAGGGGGCCGCCTGGCGCGAACGCGGCGGATAG
- the tviB gene encoding Vi polysaccharide biosynthesis UDP-N-acetylglucosamine C-6 dehydrogenase TviB, which produces MDKLDQTRVAIIGLGYVGLPLAIEFGRHYDTVGFDINAARVAELQAGRDSTLEASPEELAAAHRLRYTTDLEKLRDRDVFIVTVPTPIDDAKRPDLGALMSASRTVGKVLKKGAIVVFESTVYPGATEEDCAPIIEQVSGLKANRDFFLGYSPERINPGDKEHRLTTIRKITAGSTPEAAAFIDRLYASIIKAGTYRASSIKVAEAAKVIENTQRDVNIALINELALIFNRMGLDTIEVLEAAGTKWNFLPFRPGLVGGHCIGVDPYYLTHKSQQIGYHPEMILAGRRINDNMGLYVASEVVKLMVRRGKSLPSSRILVLGFTFKENCPDVRNTRVVDVVRELRSYGATVDIHDPWADGAAVHEEYGIDLLQAAPQPGRYDAMVLAVAHRQFRELGVAAIRALGVADAVLYDIKSMLPADQVDARL; this is translated from the coding sequence CTGGACAAGCTTGATCAGACCCGTGTCGCCATCATCGGCCTGGGCTATGTAGGCCTGCCACTGGCCATCGAGTTCGGCCGCCACTACGACACCGTCGGTTTCGACATCAATGCGGCGCGGGTAGCCGAGCTGCAGGCGGGCCGGGATTCCACCCTGGAAGCGAGCCCCGAGGAACTGGCGGCAGCCCACCGGCTGCGCTACACCACGGACCTCGAGAAGCTGCGCGACCGTGATGTCTTCATCGTCACCGTGCCGACGCCCATCGACGATGCCAAGCGGCCAGACCTCGGTGCGCTGATGAGTGCCAGCCGCACGGTCGGCAAGGTGCTGAAGAAGGGCGCCATCGTCGTCTTCGAGTCCACGGTGTATCCCGGGGCAACCGAGGAAGACTGTGCACCGATCATCGAGCAGGTGTCGGGCCTGAAGGCGAACCGCGATTTCTTCCTCGGCTACAGCCCGGAGCGCATCAATCCCGGCGACAAGGAACACCGGCTGACGACGATCCGCAAGATCACCGCCGGCTCGACACCGGAGGCAGCCGCCTTCATCGACAGGCTGTATGCCAGCATCATCAAGGCCGGCACCTACCGGGCCTCCAGCATCAAGGTGGCGGAAGCGGCCAAGGTGATCGAGAACACGCAGCGGGATGTCAACATCGCGCTCATCAACGAGCTGGCGCTGATCTTCAACCGCATGGGTCTCGATACCATCGAGGTGCTGGAGGCAGCCGGCACCAAGTGGAATTTCCTGCCTTTCCGCCCCGGCCTGGTGGGCGGGCACTGCATCGGCGTCGATCCCTACTACCTGACGCACAAGTCGCAGCAGATCGGCTACCATCCGGAAATGATCCTGGCCGGCCGGCGCATCAACGACAACATGGGCCTGTATGTCGCCTCGGAGGTGGTCAAGCTCATGGTGAGGCGCGGCAAGAGCCTGCCGAGCTCGCGCATTCTGGTGCTGGGCTTCACCTTCAAGGAGAACTGCCCCGACGTGCGCAATACCCGCGTCGTCGACGTGGTCCGCGAACTGCGCAGCTACGGCGCCACCGTGGACATCCATGACCCCTGGGCCGACGGTGCGGCGGTGCACGAGGAATACGGCATAGACCTGCTGCAGGCGGCGCCGCAGCCAGGCCGCTACGATGCCATGGTGCTGGCGGTTGCCCACAGGCAGTTCCGCGAGCTGGGGGTCGCCGCCATCCGCGCCCTGGGCGTGGCCGATGCCGTGCTGTACGACATCAAGAGCATGCTGCCGGCGGACCAGGTGGACGCACGCCTGTGA
- a CDS encoding NAD-dependent epimerase — protein sequence MKILVTGAAGFIGMFVSRILLERGDEVVGLDNLNEYYDVNLKRHRLELLGKLPGFSFVKLDLADRAGMETLFREQRFQRVVHLAAQAGVRYSLINPHAYIDSNLVGSFHVMEGCRANGVEHLVYASTSSVYGANTHMPFSTHRAADHPISLYAATKKASEMMAHSYSMLHRLPTTGLRFFTVYGPYGRPDMALFQFTRNILDGKPIDVFNFGRHRRDFTYVDDIAQGVVRAMDRVATADPAWNADEPDPARSSAPYRLYNIGNSQPVELMRYIEVLEEYLGRKAEKNLVPMQAGDVPDTFADVEDLITEVGYRPATPVEVGVARFVEWYLAYYGIRRDG from the coding sequence ATGAAGATACTGGTCACCGGCGCCGCCGGCTTCATCGGCATGTTCGTCTCCCGCATCCTGCTGGAGCGGGGTGACGAGGTCGTCGGGCTCGACAACCTCAACGAATACTACGACGTCAACCTCAAGCGTCATCGCCTCGAGCTGCTCGGCAAGCTGCCCGGCTTCAGCTTCGTGAAGCTCGATCTGGCCGATCGGGCCGGCATGGAGACGCTGTTCCGCGAACAGCGTTTCCAGCGCGTGGTGCACCTGGCGGCACAGGCCGGAGTGCGCTACTCCCTCATCAACCCCCATGCCTACATCGACAGCAACCTGGTGGGCAGCTTCCACGTCATGGAGGGCTGCCGGGCCAACGGCGTGGAACATCTCGTGTATGCCTCCACCAGTTCGGTGTACGGCGCCAACACGCACATGCCGTTCTCCACGCATCGCGCCGCCGACCACCCGATCTCGCTGTACGCCGCCACCAAGAAGGCCAGCGAGATGATGGCGCACAGCTACTCGATGCTGCATCGCCTGCCGACTACGGGGCTGCGGTTCTTCACGGTGTACGGCCCCTACGGCCGTCCCGACATGGCGCTGTTCCAGTTCACGCGCAACATCCTCGATGGCAAGCCGATCGATGTATTCAACTTCGGCCGTCATCGACGTGACTTCACCTACGTCGATGACATCGCCCAGGGCGTGGTTCGTGCCATGGATCGCGTGGCGACCGCGGATCCGGCATGGAACGCCGATGAACCGGATCCGGCCCGCAGTTCGGCGCCCTACCGCCTGTACAACATCGGCAACAGCCAGCCCGTGGAGCTGATGCGCTACATCGAGGTGCTCGAGGAGTACCTCGGCCGCAAGGCCGAGAAGAACCTGGTGCCCATGCAGGCGGGCGACGTGCCCGACACCTTTGCCGACGTGGAGGACCTCATCACAGAGGTCGGCTACCGGCCGGCTACCCCCGTGGAGGTGGGTGTGGCACGCTTCGTCGAGTGGTACCTCGCGTACTACGGGATCCGCCGCGACGGTTGA
- a CDS encoding UDP-glucose/GDP-mannose dehydrogenase family protein: MRVTVHGTGYVGLVTGACLAEVGNHVTCVDIDESKVAALRRGQVPIYEPGLEDIVRRNFQAGRLAFTTDVAVGVRHGPFQFIAVGTPKDEDGSADLSHVLTVARAIAAGMDDYKVIVTKSTVPVGTADKVRQAVGEVLGRRQAPPPFDVVSNPEFLKEGAAVGDFMKPDRIIIGSASARATELLRALYEPFSRNHDKLIVMDVRSAELTKYAANAMLATKISFMNELANMAEICGADIEQVRVGIGSDPRIGFEFIYPGCGYGGSCFPKDVSALIRSAEEHRFEMQLVKAVEDVNDRQKRVLFTKISEFFGGKLQGRTVALWGLAFKPNTDDMREASSSVLMEQLWAAGARVRAYDPKAQQEARRIHGERPDLVYCGSAYEAVEGADVLAIVTEWQEFRSPDFELLRHKLAAGAIFDGRNIYDPEMVRRMGLRYFGIGRSAPAT; the protein is encoded by the coding sequence ATGCGTGTAACAGTTCATGGCACGGGCTATGTCGGCCTGGTCACGGGCGCCTGCCTGGCAGAGGTGGGCAACCATGTCACCTGCGTGGACATCGACGAGTCCAAGGTGGCGGCCCTGCGCCGCGGCCAGGTGCCGATCTACGAGCCGGGGCTGGAAGACATCGTGCGCCGCAACTTCCAGGCCGGACGCCTCGCCTTCACCACGGATGTCGCCGTCGGCGTGCGCCACGGGCCCTTCCAGTTCATCGCCGTGGGCACCCCCAAGGACGAGGATGGCTCGGCCGACCTGAGTCACGTGCTGACGGTGGCGCGCGCCATCGCCGCCGGCATGGACGACTACAAGGTGATCGTCACCAAGTCGACGGTACCGGTGGGCACAGCCGACAAGGTGCGCCAGGCGGTGGGCGAGGTGCTGGGACGGCGCCAGGCGCCGCCGCCGTTCGATGTGGTGTCGAATCCGGAATTTCTCAAGGAGGGCGCCGCGGTCGGCGACTTCATGAAGCCCGACCGCATCATCATCGGCTCGGCGAGTGCCCGGGCCACGGAACTGCTGCGCGCCCTGTACGAGCCATTCAGCCGCAACCACGACAAGCTCATCGTCATGGATGTGCGCTCAGCGGAGCTCACCAAGTACGCGGCCAATGCCATGCTGGCCACCAAGATCAGCTTCATGAACGAGCTGGCAAACATGGCCGAGATCTGCGGTGCCGATATCGAGCAGGTGCGCGTCGGCATCGGTTCGGATCCACGAATCGGCTTCGAGTTCATCTATCCGGGATGCGGCTACGGCGGCTCGTGTTTTCCCAAGGACGTCAGCGCCCTGATCCGTTCGGCCGAGGAGCACCGCTTCGAGATGCAGCTCGTCAAGGCGGTCGAGGACGTCAACGACCGGCAAAAGCGCGTGTTGTTCACGAAGATCTCGGAGTTCTTCGGCGGCAAGCTGCAGGGACGCACCGTGGCCCTCTGGGGCCTGGCCTTCAAGCCCAACACGGATGACATGCGCGAGGCCTCCAGCAGCGTGCTCATGGAGCAGTTGTGGGCAGCGGGCGCACGGGTCCGCGCCTATGACCCCAAGGCACAGCAGGAGGCACGCCGCATTCATGGGGAACGCCCCGACCTGGTCTACTGCGGATCGGCCTACGAGGCGGTGGAGGGGGCCGACGTGCTGGCAATCGTCACCGAGTGGCAGGAGTTCCGCAGCCCCGATTTCGAGCTGCTGCGCCACAAGCTGGCGGCCGGCGCCATCTTCGATGGCCGCAACATCTACGATCCGGAAATGGTCCGGCGCATGGGACTGCGCTACTTCGGCATCGGCCGCAGCGCGCCAGCCACCTGA